A single region of the Eremothecium gossypii ATCC 10895 chromosome V, complete sequence genome encodes:
- the IKS1 gene encoding protein kinase IKS1 (Syntenic homolog of Saccharomyces cerevisiae YJL057C (IKS1)) — MVSRNREMSLVLYNRNNQNDTSIVVHDARTRSLVLFHEAAGRLSLAASDSASYEGGRCPHCGHLLGLQSYFIHDQYFQLLEDLPRPGTVEAPDTFIPQNLFTQGYYQNFFQELEVLGNGARGAVYKVEHTFLEHSLGVYALKKIAIGDDMAWLNKCIQEVKFMNSITQDCLHLVKYNHVWLERTSSVGHVTAQAGANKTTTATDDVPYMFILQQFCPGGNLEGVINTKVFQRLTGSESTEERKRLFRMRRRGLTGTRKGLSTRQVLSVASDLAHGLRELHSLDIIHRDLKPSNCLLLGEYDPSSTENFPKILIGDFGESQLRGQLRTATGATGTLEFTAPELVLFEDDVRVKAMTSSAPQFTFESDMYSLGMILYFVVFGELPFGPGGDMRLLKTQIKKYSCSASALQQRHSGYFLKPIDPRIFELISSLLSPSAADRPDADEAIAIINDILASCNSADAHVPAKGLVMHREAAMNLAVRSAQLAVSLAYMRWHYASPWNNLNLFLLGFSFNCSSSTRPYLLAITLALFLM, encoded by the coding sequence ATGGTGTCACGAAATCGCGAGATGTCATTAGTGCTATACAATCGTAACAATCAGAATGATACGTCGATAGTGGTGCATGATGCGCGGACGCGGTCGCTCGTGCTATTCCACGAGGCCGCGGGGCGACTGTCGTTGGCGGCATCAGACAGTGCAAGCTACGAGGGGGGGCGGTGCCCACACTGCGGGCACCTGCTCGGACTACAGTCTTACTTTATCCATGACCAATActtccagctgctcgaggaTTTGCCGCGGCCGGGCACGGTGGAGGCGCCGGACACGTTCATCCCGCAGAACCTGTTTACGCAGGGATACTACCAGAACTTCTTCCAGGAGTTGGAGGTGTTGGGAAATGGGGCCCGCGGAGCGGTGTACAAGGTGGAGCACACGTTTCTGGAGCACAGCCTGGGCGTTTACGCGCTGAAGAAGATTGCCATCGGGGATGACATGGCGTGGCTCAACAAGTGCATCCAGGAGGTGAAATTCATGAACTCTATCACGCAGGACTGCCTCCATCTTGTGAAGTACAACCATGTGTGGCTGGAGCGGACCAGCTCTGTGGGGCACGTAACCGCTCAGGCGGGCGCGAataagactacgacggcGACAGATGACGTACCATACATGTTTATCCTCCAGCAGTTTTGCCCCGGCGGTAACCTTGAAGGCGTCATCAACACCAAGGTGTTCCAGCGGCTTACGGGCAGCGAGAGCACGGAGGAGCGCAAGAGGCTTTTCCGCATGAGGCGCCGGGGTCTCACGGGAACGCGGAAGGGCCTGAGCACGCGCCAAGTTTTGTCTGTGGCTTCAGATCTGGCCCACGGACTGCGCGAGCTGCATTCGCTAGATATCATACACCGCGACCTGAAGCCGTCGAACTGTCTGCTGCTCGGCGAATACGACCCGTCGTCCACAGAGAACTTCCCCAAGATCCTAATCGGTGACTTCGGGGAAAGCCAGTTGCGGGGCCAACTGCGCACCGCTACCGGTGCCACGGGCACGCTCGAATTCACCGCCCCCGAGCTCGTGCTGTTTGAGGATGACGTTCGCGTTAAGGCGATGACGTCTAGCGCCCCGCAGTTCACCTTCGAGTCTGACATGTATTCCTTGGGTATGATTCTCTACTTTGTGGTCTTTGGAGAGCTGCCCTTTGGCCCTGGCGGCGATATGCGGCTACTCAAGACTCAAATAAAGAAATACTCATGCAGTGCCtcggcgctgcagcagcgacacAGCGGTTACTTCCTCAAGCCCATTGACCCCCGCATCTTTGAGCTCATAAGCAGCCTCCTCTCCCCCTCTGCCGCAGATCGCCCGGACGCAGACGAGGCAATTGCCATCATCAATGATATTCTAGCGTCCTGTAACTCTGCTGATGCACATGTGCCTGCCAAAGGGTTGGTTATGCACCGCGAAGCCGCCATGAATCTCGCGGTACGCTCAGCTCAGCTGGCGGTAAGCCTTGCATACATGAGATGGCACTACGCATCACCTTGGAACAATCTCAATCTCTTCCTACTGGGCTTTTCCTTCAATTGCTCCAGTTCTACCAGGCCCTACCTTTTGGCCATTACTTTGGCCCTTTTCCTAATGTAG
- a CDS encoding serine/threonine-protein kinase (NOHBY510; No homolog in Saccharomyces cerevisiae; Syntenic homolog of Kluyveromyces lactis KLLA0F01408g), producing the protein MELRVWKLWRRWERRQEVGRGTTCYVEVWQRKGVTCAVKRVRGDDPSEHHNREVRAMLTKEYNILRSLHSVHVVAVVEQRLSKGWILLEYVPFCVQKVMRMDLAPGAEERRCLLGQLVEGVAYLHSSGVVHRDLKLDNMMLAPDCHTLKLIDFGHAVKLQAGKTKCYGIGGTEPLIAPEALNQLSYEGYPVDMWSIGIIMYMLFNDIADLRYPWRIARSSDEAFLAYEEEGLLHISTEEHLCRRFLTPDPALRITAAEAVEIPFLQYNCDGHVHERTRRLCQKFWGTYM; encoded by the coding sequence ATGGAGCTAAGAGTCTGGAAATTGTGGAGGCGATGGGAGCGGCGGCAGGAGGTAGGGCGCGGAACGACGTGCTACGTAGAGGTGTGGCAGCGCAAGGGCGTGACGTGCGCAGTGAAGCGGGTTCGAGGGGACGATCCGTCGGAGCACCACAACCGCGAAGTGCGGGCGATGCTGACCAAGGAATATAACATCCTGCGGAGCCTACACAGCGTGCATGTGGTAGCGGTGGTGGAGCAGCGACTATCGAAGGGGTGGATTCTGCTCGAGTACGTCCCGTTTTGCGTGCAGAAAGTAATGCGGATGGATCTAGCCCCGGGGGCCGAGGAGAGGCGGTGTCTGCTGGGGCAACTGGTCGAGGGCGTCGCATACTTGCATTCCAGCGGCGTGGTGCATCGGGACCTCAAGCTGGACAATATGATGTTGGCACCCGACTGCCACACTCTCAAGCTGATCGACTTTGGGCACGCGGTGAAGCTGCAGGCGGGGAAAACGAAGTGCTACGGAATCGGTGGCACAGAGCCTCTGATAGCGCCGGAGGCGCTGAACCAGCTGTCGTATGAGGGGTATCCAGTGGATATGTGGTCTATTGGAATCATCATGTATATGCTATTCAACGATATAGCCGACCTGCGATACCCGTGGCGAATTGCACGATCCAGTGACGAGGCGTTCCTAGCATACGAGGAAGAAGGCCTGCTGCATATATCTACGGAGGAGCATTTGTGTCGTCGCTTTCTGACGCCTGACCCCGCGTTACGTATAACGGCTGCAGAGGCGGTGGAGATACCTTTTCTGCAATACAACTGCGATGGCCATGTGCATGAGCGAACTCGTAGGTTGTGTCAGAAATTTTGGGGCACATATATGTAA
- the PEP8 gene encoding retromer subunit PEP8 (Syntenic homolog of Saccharomyces cerevisiae YJL053W (PEP8)) — MFFKSPIDIEILFDGQESRKQVEIPSVSSTSKTLKDRYPLYEDGESVSGLVTLRVREGRKVEHLGIRVSLVGSVDTTKSSSEAKKRAIDTFLSLSADICPPGELVHSQSFPFNFKDVEKRYESYRGKNIDVMFYVKVVVLRKSTDIVKLKKFWCYLYNTIPPVLAAGAADENKPVKLDIGIENCLHIEFEYSKSQYALKDVIVGRIYFLLTRLKVKHMEISLIKRETCGHEPNQLSDTTSIRYEIMDGSPVKGETIPIRLFLGGYDLTPNITSNYFSVKNYLSLVIIDEDGRRYFKQTEIILYRTLS; from the coding sequence ATGTTCTTCAAATCGCCGATTGATATAGAGATATTGTTCGATGGACAGGAGTCACGCAAGCAGGTTGAGATACCATCTGTGTCGTCTACATCGAAAACGCTAAAAGACAGATACCCGCTGTACGAGGATGGTGAAAGCGTAAGTGGGCTTGTGACTCTGCGAGTACGGGAGGGGCGTAAAGTAGAGCACTTGGGGATCAGAGTGAGCCTTGTGGGGTCGGTAGATACCACGAAGTCGAGTTCCGAGGCGAAGAAGCGAGCGATCGACACGTTTCTCTCTTTGAGCGCGGACATCTGTCCTCCTGGGGAGCTGGTTCATTCCCAGAGCTTCCCATTCAACTTCAAGGATGTGGAGAAACGGTACGAGAGCTACCGCGGGAAGAACATCGACGTGATGTTCTACGTGAAGGTGGTTGTGCTCCGCAAATCCACGGATATCGTGAAGCTCAAGAAGTTTTGGTGCTATCTGTACAACACTATCCCGCCGGTCCTCGCTGCAGGTGCCGCAGACGAGAACAAGCCTGTCAAGCTCGACATCGGGATAGAAAACTGTCTGCATATTGAGTTTGAGTATTCCAAGTCACAGTATGCGCTCAAGGACGTGATAGTGGGCCGGATATACTTCTTGCTGACACGCCTAAAAGTGAAACACATGGAGATCAGTCTTATTAAGCGCGAGACGTGCGGCCACGAGCCAAACCAGCTGAGCGATACAACCTCCATTCGGTACGAGATTATGGACGGGTCCCCGGTAAAAGGCGAAACCATCCCCATACGGCTGTTTTTGGGCGGTTACGACCTGACTCCCAACATCACCTCGAACTACTTCAGCGTGAAGAACTATCTGAGTCTGGTAATAATAGACGAGGACGGCAGGAGATACTTCAAGCAGACTGAAATCATCCTCTATCGGACGCTGAGCTGA
- the TIM54 gene encoding Tim22-complex subunit TIM54 (Syntenic homolog of Saccharomyces cerevisiae YJL054W (TIM54)), with amino-acid sequence MMGEFKHPPQEKQKMSSTKKAGYSNPAFAAMGIPALRLPGPKWCAFWLVVGAGIAGVVYDKREQRRICKHYSSLVKDQGAAHMDTWLKPRRLTVFVAPPPGDYLETSMKVWRRYVKQVLFEAGLDYEVFTEERQGVIRHEVAERVRQLRRDIAAAEAAEQRALDEKRWLNRMRSWWRREKLSEEELERIRAQKFRDEFTYKQLLGVFYKNAPLREQKVWDADALVEDPVLAGGVICIGRGAYKEYIAGIHEGTLGPLDPPTLTPEAPTELSAAAEDLTQAPEQPEPSAAAEALKQAPEQAEHSPAEPDSAATDAPDEKSNNAPAPPPAPYVSPDEYSSLSLSQELVGDVRHPSSHIPALFHQPLLVIPVPNLSGFLQTPRKIYRFYTRRYYAEECCKAAAAMVLQTIRPFQPDDLNLGISEEEDWPRRWVEQGRERKSEWVQDLKADPRVIAELHVVDPALMADLAATMNLN; translated from the coding sequence ATGATGGGTGAGTTCAAGCATCCCCCACAGGAGAAGCAGAAGATGTCTAGCACGAAGAAGGCTGGGTACAGTAATCCAGCTTTCGCGGCTATGGGTATACCGGCTCTGCGGTTGCCCGGGCCTAAGTGGTGCGCGTTCTGGCTTGTGGTTGGAGCCGGCATTGCTGGAGTGGTATACGACAAACGGGAGCAGCGGCGCATATGCAAGCATTATTCGTCGTTGGTGAAGGACCAAGGCGCAGCGCACATGGACACATGGCTCAAACCGCGGCGGCTCACGGTGTTTGTTGCGCCTCCTCCGGGCGACTATCTCGAGACGTCGATGAAAGTATGGCGGCGATACGTGAAGCAGGTGTTGTTCGAAGCTGGGTTGGACTACGAGGTCTTCACAGAAGAGCGGCAGGGCGTCATCCGTCATGAAGTGGCGGAGCGCGTACGGCAGCTGCGCCGAGATATTGCTGCGGCAGAAGCGGCGGAACAGCGGGCACTCGACGAAAAGCGCTGGTTGAACCGGATGAGAAGCTGGTGGCGCCGTGAAAAGCTTTCCGAagaggagctggagcgaATTCGCGCCCAGAAATTCCGCGACGAGTTCACCTACAAACAACTGTTGGGCGTTTTCTACAAGAACGCGCCACTGCGTGAACAGAAGGTATGGGACGCCGACGCTCTGGTGGAGGATCCTGTCCTCGCAGGAGGCGTGATCTGTATCGGCCGGGGTGCCTATAAGGAATACATTGCAGGAATTCATGAAGGTACACTGGGGCCCTTGGACCCTCCAACCTTAACACCGGAGGCACCTACAGAACTCtcggctgctgctgaagaTCTCACGCAGGCTCCTGAACAGCCCGAGCCCTCGGCCGCTGCGGAAGCTCTCAAGCAGGCCCCTGAACAGGCTGAGCACTCTCCCGCTGAGCCCGACTCGGCGGCGACAGATGCGCCAGATGAAAAATCCAACAACGCACCTGCACCTCCGCCAGCCCCCTACGTCTCGCCTGACGAGTATAGCAGTCTGTCGCTCTCACAGGAGCTTGTCGGCGACGTCCGCCATCCGTCTTCGCATATACCAGCTCTTTTCCACCAGCCTCTGCTGGTCATTCCGGTGCCTAACTTGTCAGGCTTCTTGCAGACTCCACGGAAGATCTACCGGTTCTATACACGGCGCTACTACGCGGAGGAGTGCTGCAAGGCAGCTGCCGCAATGGTCTTGCAGACTATCAGGCCATTTCAACCCGATGATTTGAACCTGGGCATCtccgaagaagaagattGGCCTCGCCGCTGGGTTGAACAGGGCCGCGAGCGCAAAAGTGAGTGGGTACAGGACTTGAAGGCCGATCCCCGCGTTATTGCGGAACTTCATGTAGTGGATCCGGCTCTCATGGCTGATTTGGCAGCCACCATGAACTTGAACTGA
- a CDS encoding AEL180Cp (Syntenic homolog of Saccharomyces cerevisiae YJL051W (IRC8)), which produces MSANGGAAKKMRGAVLCSSFGLLVATTGTSVAVAFTTKQCPETLYRASLIVVTATTAVCAASHATARVKAQPKMLVPLATIPCVGMVGAAMWYVMQLAWHRTAVLDSTAMGVGGLIVTHLALLIASVFCSGFAAGIVMLAGAPTEETPECEGHALGKRNAAPYGNNRQPLDSTAAEVSQRSMSTLIPEVDDIWEYSSKNWMNDYDTNYPICEKGATPDIPRPVFRPACATRRYRSISGSSIVQKSSAGPHGTACSKKGIFDLLQNKILKKVSPAHMDDLPRHEEQYLEARYVTRLSNGCDVSSSALKAPDYLVSPTFPTASAGRLILMNTHDDDNQDISDNSIMANSLRKDHRRANYSASILIPPQTLSESSLQVTVGPKERPHSALTQGIDVTHTDRSEDAKTLIASNTNGSGSADGDRDRDFSGNSGCQQHSPTNLLPPFGSPGAASNSVLDPVGPKLASRGCAHGNLVINHMRTLNMENTSTLDIAEEAIRHQGSDDSLLQGLTRGNTPREVAAISAQHKSAAASSTSSAGRAFARSGHADLPLHMWSPSQRSAPLISHGSRTQSVSSSPIRAHALTQKLGHSLSKSLLNIRWDQRESIERLAPPRGQLADLRYVHHLQGKYSPSRSTNTCSSAERKHFLTVKSAFN; this is translated from the coding sequence ATGTCTGCTAATGGTGGTGCAGCCAAGAAAATGCGGGGAGCTGTACTATGTTCGAGCTTCGGGCTGCTTGTTGCAACAACGGGAACATCGGTGGCAGTTGCATTTACTACGAAGCAGTGCCCGGAAACGTTGTACCGGGCGTCGCTGATCGTGGTGACCGCCACGACCGCGGTATGCGCGGCGTCCCACGCGACCGCGCGTGTCAAAGCGCAGCCGAAGATGTTGGTGCCGTTGGCGACGATTCCGTGCGTGGGAATGGTCGGGGCGGCGATGTGGTACGTCATGCAGCTAGCGTGGCACAGAACCGCAGTGCTCGACAGCACAGCAATGGGCGTTGGAGGCCTCATAGTCACGCACCTGGCTCTCTTGATCGCCTCGGTCTTCTGCAGTGGCTTCGCAGCGGGTATTGTGATGCTGGCCGGCGCTCCCACGGAGGAAACGCCCGAGTGCGAAGGACACGCTCTCGGAAAGAGAAACGCAGCACCCTATGGAAATAACAGGCAACCTCTGGATAGCACTGCTGCGGAAGTCAGCCAGAGATCGATGAGCACACTGATACCCGAGGTGGACGACATCTGGGAGTACTCGAGCAAAAACTGGATGAATGATTACGACACAAATTACCCGATTTGCGAAAAGGGAGCCACTCCAGACATTCCCAGGCCTGTGTTTCGTCCGGCGTGTGCAACTCGCAGATATAGAAGCATATCAGGCTCCTCGATTGTCCAAAAGAGTTCTGCGGGGCCGCACGGTACTGCATGCTCCAAAAAGGGCATTTTTGATTTGCTGCAGAACAAGATCTTGAAGAAGGTTTCGCCTGCCCATATGGATGATCTGCCAAGACATGAAGAACAATACCTTGAAGCACGCTACGTGACTCGTCTATCTAATGGTTGCGATGTTTCAAGTAGTGCATTAAAGGCGCCAGACTATCTGGTAAGCCCTACATTCCCTACTGCATCAGCAGGCCGACTAATCTTAATGAACACGCATGATGACGATAACCAAGATATTAGCGATAATAGCATTATGGCGAATAGTTTACGAAAAGACCACAGACGTGCCAATTATTCTGCCAGCATACTAATACCTCCCCAGACTCTGTCAGAGTCATCTTTGCAAGTGACAGTTGGACCAAAGGAGCGCCCCCATTCCGCACTCACTCAAGGGATAGACGTAACACACACAGATAGAAGCGAAGATGCGAAAACATTAATAGCGAGCAACACAAATGGTTCTGGAAGTGCAGATGGAGACAGGGACCGTGATTTTTCAGGAAATTCTGGATGCCAACAGCATTCGCCGACGAATCTGCTACCACCCTTCGGCAGTCCAGGCGCTGCATCAAACTCTGTTCTGGACCCCGTTGGCCCGAAGCTAGCCTCTCGGGGCTGTGCGCATGGTAATCTGGTCATAAACCATATGCGGACGTTAAACATGGAAAATACCAGTACCCTGGATATCGCGGAAGAAGCAATCCGGCACCAGGGTAGCGATGACTCGCTTCTGCAGGGCCTCACTCGCGGTAATACACCCCGAGAGGTAGCTGCCATCTCAGCGCAGCACAAATCTGCAGCAGCATCCTCTACCAGCAGCGCTGGAAGGGCCTTCGCCCGCTCGGGACACGCCGACCTTCCTTTGCATATGTGGTCCCCGTCCCAACGATCCGCACCCCTAATATCGCACGGTAGCCGCACGCAGTCAGTATCCTCATCGCCAATTCGGGCACATGCTCTCACACAGAAATTGGGGCATAGTCTCTCAAAATCACTATTAAACATTAGATGGGATCAGAGGGAATCTATTGAGAGACTAGCCCCGCCGCGAGGCCAATTGGCCGACCTGCGCTACGTTCACCATCTCCAAGGCAAATATTCACCCTCACGTTCGACTAAtacctgcagcagcgcagaACGGAAACATTTCCTGACAGTGAAATCGGCTTTTAACTAG
- the ZAP1 gene encoding Zap1p (Syntenic homolog of Saccharomyces cerevisiae YJL056C (ZAP1)), translated as MVGDIQLQETQQGVVHGHIHNYNNLTYIHGHVHNSSRGGDGEERPQAEPEGGVMTAVQATRREIDCSKYQDCQHFEFVNYHNLNLFQELQGEAAGVPAPGSRGWQDDLLLPQQGAKRSKGTCTQCSPKIMEICCEQQHVAGGEGPSEIAVFHGCPTGERGGEDRSGAVVNLPKFINCDFTCPSGTAMSHIDSSSSTLTVETSAADSPTLEDGSFDWLCQQCVNYDSCEDTAGHEQQHCHDHVVNSETDIKILNDLVSISSMYEAPLCKNADQSINLLHSSISGIADTGAAVGSNSPTPTAQVIPQGRAHHHHHHHHHHHHRIELHPHKSLEDAITKGQERFTSNERDPVPEQLPAEQRRCLSINGTNTINFNWNFKSNDRALRCLWDDCSAIHPNLLDLQSHMLKDHISGSAADADFPCRWKDCDFLSADTDSLINHVNGTHGIGFDIQFLDDKALQLQNCNHCETHCSSNAIEPSADGTFRCLWGSCTDCFSSRQALNDHIVSSHVPSGRSAYQCNWAGCTKHFTQRQKLLRHIKVHTGHKPCSCPHCPKTFSTDDILAQHIRTHSGERPFHCHYCRKQFSTSSSLRVHIRTHTGEKPLSCTVCGKRFNESSNLSKHMKIHERKYMCKLCKRSFDRLPQYNSHVAKCARLRLAKPSIERL; from the coding sequence ATGGTTGGCGATATTCAGCTGCAGGAGACGCAACAGGGAGTGGTACATGGCCACATCCACAACTACAACAACCTGACGTACATCCACGGGCATGTGCACAACAGTAGCCGGGGCGGCGATGGGGAAGAACGGCCGCAGGCGGAGCCCGAGGGCGGCGTGATGACCGCAGTGCAAGCCACGCGGCGGGAGATCGACTGCTCGAAGTACCAGGATTGCCAGCACTTCGAGTTCGTGAACTACCACAACCTGAATCTGTTTCAGGAGCTACAGGGCGAGGCTGCGGGAGTGCCTGCGCCTGGCTCAAGAGGATGGCAGGATGACCTGCTGCTCCCGCAGCAGGGCGCCAAGCGCAGCAAGGGCACCTGCACACAATGTAGCCCAAAGATTATGGAGATATGCTGCGAGCAACAGCATGTGGCAGGCGGGGAGGGTCCCAGTGAGATTGCTGTCTTTCATGGCTGTCCCACAGGCGAACGGGGCGGAGAAGATCGCTCGGGCGCAGTTGTCAACTTGCCGAAGTTCATCAATTGCGACTTCACATGTCCAAGTGGCACAGCAATGAGTCATATAGACTCATCTTCTAGTACCTTGACTGTGGAAACGTCCGCCGCGGACTCCCCGACCTTGGAGGATGGCTCCTTCGACTGGCTTTGCCAACAATGCGTGAACTACGACTCCTGTGAAGATACGGCTGGTCATGAACAGCAGCACTGCCACGACCACGTGGTGAATAGCGAAACAGACATAAAGATCCTCAACGATCTCGTAAGCATATCCAGCATGTACGAGGCTCCGCTCTGCAAGAATGCAGACCAGTCCATTAATTTGCTCCATTCTAGCATATCGGGCATTGCGGATACAGGTGCTGCTGTCGGCAGCAACAGCCCAACGCCAACAGCCCAGGTCATACCGCAGGGCAGAGCACACCACCATCACCACCACCATCACCACCACCATCACCGTATCGAGCTTCACCCTCACAAGTCGCTCGAGGACGCGATCACAAAAGGCCAGGAACGGTTCACAAGCAACGAGCGCGACCCAGTGCCAGAACAGCTTCCTGCGGAGCAGCGACGCTGCCTGTCTATAAATGGCACTAACACTATAAACTTCAACTGGAACTTCAAGAGCAACGACCGCGCACTGCGCTGCCTGTGGGACGACTGCAGCGCGATTCACCCAAATCTGTTGGACCTGCAATCTCACATGCTCAAAGACCACATCTccggcagcgccgcggACGCCGACTTTCCATGCCGCTGGAAGGACTGCGACTTTCTGTCGGCAGACACGGACTCCCTGATCAACCACGTCAACGGCACTCACGGCATAGGCTTTGACATCCAGTTTCTCGACGACAAGGcgctccagctgcagaaCTGCAACCACTGTGAGACCCACTGCTCGTCAAACGCCATCGAACCTTCTGCGGACGGCACCTTCCGTTGTCTCTGGGGCTCCTGCACAGACTGCTTCTCCTCGCGCCAAGCGCTCAACGACCACATCGTCTCGAGCCATGTGCCCTCTGGCCGCTCCGCATACCAATGCAACTGGGCTGGCTGCACCAAGCACTTTACACAGCGCCAGAAGCTTTTGCGCCACATCAAGGTACACACCGGCCACAAGCCCTGCAGCTGTCCACACTGTCCTAAAACCTTCTCTACCGACGACATCCTCGCCCAGCACATCCGCACGCACTCCGGCGAGCGGCCTTTCCATTGCCACTACTGCCGCAAGCAGTTTAGCACGTCCAGCTCTCTACGCGTGCATATCCGCACCCACACAGGCGAGAAACCTCTTTCTTGCACGGTTTGCGGGAAGCGCTTCAACGAGTCAAGCAATCTCAGTAAGCATATGAAAATCCACGAGCGTAAGTACATGTGCAAGCTCTGCAAACGCAGTTTCGACCGCCTGCCGCAGTACAACTCTCACGTTGCGAAGTGCGCCCGTCTTCGACTCGCAAAGCCATCCATTGAGCGTTTGTAA
- the LOG1 gene encoding Log1p (Syntenic homolog of Saccharomyces cerevisiae YJL055W) — MSSELEGTTPKDARADGFKLAVCVYCGSSFGNSAKYADAARSLGELFHQLQWKLVYGGGTTGLMGTVARATMGPDCDGYVHGIIPNALVAKERDDKADHNALLHASVDNHTGVTPISEEYGATTIVPDMHTRKAMMARESDAFVALPGGYGTLEEVMECITWSQLGIHQKPIILFNIDGFYDSLLAFVDRAIADGFISRKNGDILEVATSPEEVVRKIENYHVPDGRFNLRWADM, encoded by the coding sequence ATGAGCAGTGAATTGGAGGGCACGACGCCCAAGGATGCGCGCGCCGATGGCTTCAAGCTCGCCGTCTGCGTGTACTGCGGCTCCTCGTTCGGCAACAGCGCCAAGTACGCCGACGCGGCCCGCAGCCTCGGCGAGCTCttccaccagctgcagtGGAAGCTCGTCTACGGCGGCGGCACCACCGGCCTCATGGGCACGGTCGCGCGCGCCACCATGGGCCCCGACTGCGACGGCTACGTGCACGGCATCATCCCCAACGCGCTCGTCGCTAAGGAACGCGACGACAAGGCCGACCACAACGCGCTCCTCCACGCCTCCGTCGACAACCACACCGGCGTGACCCCCATCAGCGAGGAGTACGGCGCCACAACCATCGTCCCCGACATGCACACGCGCAAGGCCATGATGGCCCGCGAGAGCGACGCCTTCGTCGCACTCCCCGGCGGCTACGGTACCCTCGAGGAGGTCATGGAGTGCATCACCTGGTCCCAGCTCGGCATCCACCAGAAGCCCATCATCCTCTTCAACATCGACGGCTTCTACGACAGCCTGCTCGCCTTTGTCGACCGCGCCATCGCCGACGGCTTCATCTCCCGCAAGAACGGCGACATTCTCGAGGTCGCCACTTCGCCCGAGGAGGTCGTCCGCAAGATCGAGAACTACCACGTCCCGGACGGCCGCTTCAACCTGCGCTGGGCCGACATGTAG
- a CDS encoding AEL176Cp (NOHBY509; No homolog in Saccharomyces cerevisiae; Non-syntenic homolog of Kluyveromyces lactis KLLA0D04158g), whose product MPNQKRGPWTCEEDKLLLKLIDQHGAFNWVKISALLKSRSPKQCRERYHQNLKPSLNKTPISEQEGELIQELVAKIGKKWAEISRVLNNGRSDNAIKNWWNGGTNKRKRARKSIAARQIIQNYHMHSLQSYVQTREQAVYVPAAATPPQQQGKFAEQQALPPLTALTPNMSRRNSLEVVPQNVGFKDAKRQFMLYSPEDSSQASRCAISEGPAASFVPRLPALAHRAVPLSVAVTPASPQGCHNAMPGTGPGLAEHQLAIHSPPGSRETLYDTHDRSALCKLDFLLNKDEANKAAQVEFTAAPAASGADHK is encoded by the coding sequence ATGCCGAACCAGAAGAGAGGACCGTGGACCTGCGAGGAGGACAAGCTACTGCTCAAGCTGATCGACCAGCACGGCGCGTTCAATTGGGTCAAGATCAGCGCGTTGCTCAAGTCGCGGTCGCCAAAGCAGTGCCGCGAGCGGTACCACCAGAACCTCAAGCCGTCGCTGAACAAGACGCCCATCTCGGAGCAGGAGGGCGAGCTGATCCAGGAGCTGGTGGCGAAAATAGGCAAGAAATGGGCCGAGATCTCGCGCGTGCTCAACAACGGGCGCTCGGACAATGCGATCAAAAACTGGTGGAATGGCGGCACGAACAAGCGCAAGCGGGCGCGCAAGTCGATTGCCGCTCGCCAGATCATACAGAACTACCACATGCACTCGCTGCAGAGCTACGTGCAGACGCGCGAGCAGGCGGTCTACGTGCCCGCTGcggcgacgccgccgcagcagcagggcAAGTTTGCGGAGCAGCAGGCCCTGCCTCCCCTGACCGCGCTCACTCCGAACATGAGCCGGCGCAACTCGCTCGAGGTCGTGCCGCAAAATGTCGGCTTCAAGGACGCCAAGCGGCAGTTTATGCTCTACTCTCCGGAGGACAGCTCGCAGGCCTCCCGCTGCGCGATTTCTGAGGGACCTGCGGCGAGTTTCGTACCACGCCTGCCTGCGCTTGCGCACCGTGCAGTGCCTCTCAGTGTGGCTGTCACGCCTGCATCTCCGCAAGGCTGCCACAACGCGATGCCCGGCACTGGGCCCGGTCTCGCAGAGCACCAGCTTGCCATACATTCGCCGCCGGGGTCGCGCGAGACTCTATACGACACGCATGACAGGAGCGCCCTCTGCAAGCTGGACTTCCTCCTCAACAAGGACGAGGCAAACAAGGCGGCGCAGGTCGAATTCacggccgcgcccgccgcaTCTGGAGCTGACCACAAGTAG